In Eriocheir sinensis breed Jianghai 21 chromosome 30, ASM2467909v1, whole genome shotgun sequence, the following are encoded in one genomic region:
- the LOC127005530 gene encoding eukaryotic translation initiation factor 3 subunit I-like has translation MKPIMLQGHERSITQIKFNREGDLLFSASKDPKPNVWYSINGERLGSYDGHSGTVWCIDVKWDSSLFISGSADQTMRIWDVETGACNATLEMKTSVRGVSFSYSGTMIAYTTDKMMGHNSELNIIDVREPNNVDSTPIMKTQVTPNDTKALAVLWGPLDEYVVTGHEDGSIIKWDMRTGKKIEVGQEHTKQIKDMQLSHDGMMLITASKDTTARLWDISNLEALKMYKTDRPVNSAAISPLVDTHPHVVMGGGQEAMDVTTTSSRIGKFDARFFHLVFEEEFARVKGHFGPINSIHFHPNGRGYASGGEDGYVRVHVFDDAYYQFKFDF, from the exons ATG AAGCCCATTATGCTGCAGGGGCACGAGCGCTCCATAACACAGATCAAGTTCAACCGTGAGGGAGACCTGCTTTTCTCCGCCTCAAAGGACCCCAAGCCCAATGTGTGGTACTCCATCAACGGGGAGAGACTGGGCTCCTACGATGGCCACTCTGGAACAGTGTGGTGCATCGACGTCAAGTGGGACAGCTCCCTCTTCATCAGCGGCTCAGCAGACCAGACCATGAG GATCTGGGATGTGGAGACGGGTGCCTGCAATGCCACACTGGAGATGAAGACGTCGGTGCGTGGCGTCAGTTTCTCGTACTCTGGCACCATGATCGCCTACACCACCGACAAGATGATGGGACACAACTCCGAGCTTAACATCATTGACGTGCGGGAACCCAACAACGTTGACT CCACCCCCATCATGAAGACGCAGGTGACGCCAAACGACACCAAGGCGCTGGCGGTGTTGTGGGGGCCACTGGATGAGTACGTGGTCACCGGCCACGAGGACGGCTCCATCATCAAGTGGGACATGCGCACCGGCAAGAAG ATTGAGGTGGGTCAGGAGCACACCAAGCAGATCAAGGACATGCAGCTCAGTCACGACGGAATGATGCTCATCACCGCCAGCAAGGACACCACTGCCAGGCTATGGGACATCTCCAACCTAGAGGCGCTCAAGATGTACAAGACGGACAGGCCGGTCAACTCTGCCGCCATCTCCCCGCTGGTCGACACTCACCCGCACGTGGTCATGGGCGGCGGACAGGAGGCCATGGACGTCACAACCACTTCGTCTCGTATCGGAAAGTTTGACGCACGTTTCTTCCACTTGGTGTTCGAGGAGGAGTTTGCAAGGGTTAAAGGACATTTCGGCCCCATCAACTCAATCCATTTCCACCCTAATGGTCGGGGGTATGCCAGCGGTGGTGAGGACGGTTACGTGAGGGTGCATGTGTTTGACGACGCCTACTACCAATTCAAGTTCGACTTCTAG
- the LOC127005531 gene encoding protein LLP homolog — protein MAKSLRSKWIRKCKKEKRVRYGKKELASLVSLVEKASKNDVVVRDAAEIVREKEVRETTQPSAASGGEDGMEVTTTTTTTGEGKVSSVKAIINKTGTAPKWLHPRKLKKNKIIKKKNAKAGKQKYKFKG, from the exons ATGGCCAAGAGTCTGAGGAGCAAGTGGATAAGGAAGtgtaagaaggagaagagggtgcGCTATGGCAAGAAGGAGCTGGCGTCGCTGGTGTCTCTGGTGGAGAAGGCAAGCAAGAATGACGTGGTGGTGAGGGATGCAGCAGAAA TTgtgagggaaaaagaagtgagggaaaCAACCCAGCCATCAGCAGCTTCAGGAGGGGAGGATGGCATggaagtcaccaccaccaccaccaccacaggagaGGGCAAAGTCTCCTCCGTGAAGGCTATCATCAATAAGACAGGCACAGCACCCAAGTGGCTACACCcgaggaagttgaagaagaacaagatcatCAAGAAGAAGAATGCTAAAGCCGGCAAACAGAAGTATAAATTCAAGGGATAA
- the LOC127005532 gene encoding golgin subfamily A member 1-like isoform X2: MARRAAARGDKLSTTATAMFGNLKSRLGDVADLKKLSSPTSLVGSRQRSRQHTPGTMTPTPSTSSHSRQPSITSLPGIGASPPVSPTTPRTSGSVGDEQERPGMSLEKEQELEREVSKLRLALEAQQDSALDRLNTREKEWRARVEEERERASRLAKELEEAAERERKLHGRLDAVEGNKQSVVSQLKQAQGLEAKVCEMQDNYDQLEGLNAQEGAKVKHMLLNANSELDRVREDLKQRTEALAAVEAKLGRLPGLEERLGVLSEEKTELETQVAGLKQRLRVAEGKCRALEETKEEEVHHLESRIATLEQRTSQTGLQETDRIQALIKERETVEHSLEEARQQLNNIKASWSTKITSLEEQIHHLNAKIAEDQSDLQAAEERNTSLTTSLQALREEVKAVQESKVEAKRRMEEEKGRLQEDVETLKWQLGQKEAREEELNNRLSAEEEKVKSCTGILQAKIETIAGLEINLTDLQGKMAEMEGTLTSTREDIQKLQGEKKRVQESVARERNATETALRGKSEVEARLEVVSGEKERLSKNLDEYADRVATLEQRLAEKERECQESMGKVAGLEERLQEATQECQSLREQLESSEANLEHKIEASEIVRTLRENVKTLEEELTESKQNIKIQRQRLADMKKTLQRELRLTPDSGDSAAAAGGAAAAPQSTTATTAAAPTLSSSSAAIIDTLSFHSSEQQQQHWKEVRASLGNGKLVLGIVGEW, encoded by the exons ATGGCGCGAAGGGCTGCTGCTAGAGG agATAAACtgtccaccaccgccaccgccatgtTCGGTAACCTCAAGAGCAGACTTGGGGACGTGGCTGACCTCAAGAAGCTGTCGTCTCCCACGTCCCTTGTCGGGTCACGGCAGAGATCAAGGCAGCACACCCCGGGCACCatgacccccaccccctccacctcttcccactCCCGACagccctccatcacctcccttcctgGCATAGGCGCCTCGCCCCCCGTCTCACCTACAACCCCAAGGACTAGTGGGAGTGTGGGGGATGAGCAGGAGAGGCCTGGGATGAGTttggagaag GAGCAAGAACTTGAACGCGAGGTCTCCAAGCTAAGACTGGCCCTGGAGGCTCAGCAGGACTCCGCACTGGACCGCCTCAACACCagggagaaggagtggagggcgagggtggaggaggagcgggagagggCGTCGCGGCTGGCCAAAGAGCTGGAGGAGGCAgccgagagggagaggaagctaCATGGGCGCCTTGATGCTGTGGAAGGGAATAAACAGAGCGTTGTGTCTCAGCTGAAGCAGGCGCAGG GGCTGGAGGCCAAGGTGTGTGAGATGCAGGACAACTATGACCAGCTGGAGGGCCTCAACGCTCAGGAGGGGGCCAAGGTCAAGCATATG CTGCTGAATGCCAATAGCGAGCTGGACCGAGTGCGAGAGGACCTCAAGCAGCGGACTGAGGCCTTGGCGGCTGTGGAGGCCAAGCTTGGGCGTCTCCCGGGCCTTGAGGAGCGGCTTGGAGTGCTCAGCGAGGAGAAGACAGAGCTGGAGACCCAAGTGGCGGGGCTGAAGCAGAGGCTGAGGGTGGccgagggaaa GTGTCGAGCACTGGAggagaccaaggaggaggaggtgcaccaTCTGGAGAGCCGCATCGCCACCCTAGAACAGAGGACCTCTCAGACGGGCCTTCAGGAGACAGACCGCATACAGGCTCTCATAAAGGAG cGGGAGACGGTGGAGCACAGTCTGGAGGAGGCGCGGCAGCAGCTAAACAACATCAAGGCGTCCTGGAGCACCAAGATCACCAGCCTGGAGGAGCAGATTCATCACCTCAATGCCAAAATAGCCGAGGACCAA AGTGACCTTCAGGCAGCAGAGGAGAGGAACACCAGCCTCACCACCAGCCTCCAAGcactgagggaggaggtgaaggcggtGCAGGAGAGCAAGGTTGAGGccaagaggaggatggaggaggagaaggggaggctgCAGGAGGACGTGGAGACCCTGAAGTGGCAGCTGGGGCAGAAGGAGGCCAGGGAGGAGGAGCTCAATAACAGACTG agtgccgaggaggagaaggtcaaATCCTGCACCGGCATCCTTCAGGCTAAGATCGAAACCATCGCCGGCCTGGAAATCAACCTCACAGACCTGCAGGGGAAGATGGCAGAGATGGAGGGAACACTGACATCCACTCGGGAGGACATACAGAAGCTACAGGGGGAGAAGAAGCGTGTACAGGAGTCCGTGGCGAGGGAGAGGAATGCCACAGAGACAGCACTGAGGGGGAAGAGTGAGGTGGAGGCCAGGCTGGAGGTTGTATCGGGGGAGAAGGAGCGTCTGTCGAAGAACCTGGACGAGTATGCGGACCGTGTGGCAACGCTGGAACAGAGGTtggcggagaaggagagggagtgccAGGAGAGCATGGGGAAGGTGGCGGGCTTGGAGGAGAGGCTGCAGGAGGCCACCCAGGAGTGCCAGTCTCTCCGTGAGCAGCTGGAGTCCTCAGAGGCGAACCTGGAGCACAAGATTGAGGCGTCGGAGATTGTGAGAACGCTGAGGGAAAACGTGAAGACCCTGGAGGAGGAGCTGACGGAGAGTAAACAG AACATCAAGATACAGCGTCAGCGGCTGGCGGACATGAAGAAAACACTGCAGCGCGAACTACGCCTGACCCCGGACAGTGGCgactcagcagcagcagcaggaggggcaGCGGCAGCACCCCAGagtacaacagcaacaacagcagcagcaccaactCTATCATCGTCATCAGCGGCAATAATCGACACCTTATCATTCCATTCCTcggagcagcaacagcaacactgGAAGGAGGTTCGGGCATCGTTGGGGAATGGTAAGCTTGTTTTGGGCATCGTTGGGGAATGGTAA
- the LOC127005532 gene encoding golgin subfamily A member 1-like isoform X1: protein MGEPRPDPSALARGAALGRESLLQAAVMTDKLSTTATAMFGNLKSRLGDVADLKKLSSPTSLVGSRQRSRQHTPGTMTPTPSTSSHSRQPSITSLPGIGASPPVSPTTPRTSGSVGDEQERPGMSLEKEQELEREVSKLRLALEAQQDSALDRLNTREKEWRARVEEERERASRLAKELEEAAERERKLHGRLDAVEGNKQSVVSQLKQAQGLEAKVCEMQDNYDQLEGLNAQEGAKVKHMLLNANSELDRVREDLKQRTEALAAVEAKLGRLPGLEERLGVLSEEKTELETQVAGLKQRLRVAEGKCRALEETKEEEVHHLESRIATLEQRTSQTGLQETDRIQALIKERETVEHSLEEARQQLNNIKASWSTKITSLEEQIHHLNAKIAEDQSDLQAAEERNTSLTTSLQALREEVKAVQESKVEAKRRMEEEKGRLQEDVETLKWQLGQKEAREEELNNRLSAEEEKVKSCTGILQAKIETIAGLEINLTDLQGKMAEMEGTLTSTREDIQKLQGEKKRVQESVARERNATETALRGKSEVEARLEVVSGEKERLSKNLDEYADRVATLEQRLAEKERECQESMGKVAGLEERLQEATQECQSLREQLESSEANLEHKIEASEIVRTLRENVKTLEEELTESKQNIKIQRQRLADMKKTLQRELRLTPDSGDSAAAAGGAAAAPQSTTATTAAAPTLSSSSAAIIDTLSFHSSEQQQQHWKEVRASLGNGKLVLGIVGEW, encoded by the exons ATGGGTGAGCCCCGCCCAGACCCCTCCGCGCTGGCCCGGGGCGCCGCGCTGGGCCGCGAGTCCCTGCTGCAGGCCGCCGTCATGAC agATAAACtgtccaccaccgccaccgccatgtTCGGTAACCTCAAGAGCAGACTTGGGGACGTGGCTGACCTCAAGAAGCTGTCGTCTCCCACGTCCCTTGTCGGGTCACGGCAGAGATCAAGGCAGCACACCCCGGGCACCatgacccccaccccctccacctcttcccactCCCGACagccctccatcacctcccttcctgGCATAGGCGCCTCGCCCCCCGTCTCACCTACAACCCCAAGGACTAGTGGGAGTGTGGGGGATGAGCAGGAGAGGCCTGGGATGAGTttggagaag GAGCAAGAACTTGAACGCGAGGTCTCCAAGCTAAGACTGGCCCTGGAGGCTCAGCAGGACTCCGCACTGGACCGCCTCAACACCagggagaaggagtggagggcgagggtggaggaggagcgggagagggCGTCGCGGCTGGCCAAAGAGCTGGAGGAGGCAgccgagagggagaggaagctaCATGGGCGCCTTGATGCTGTGGAAGGGAATAAACAGAGCGTTGTGTCTCAGCTGAAGCAGGCGCAGG GGCTGGAGGCCAAGGTGTGTGAGATGCAGGACAACTATGACCAGCTGGAGGGCCTCAACGCTCAGGAGGGGGCCAAGGTCAAGCATATG CTGCTGAATGCCAATAGCGAGCTGGACCGAGTGCGAGAGGACCTCAAGCAGCGGACTGAGGCCTTGGCGGCTGTGGAGGCCAAGCTTGGGCGTCTCCCGGGCCTTGAGGAGCGGCTTGGAGTGCTCAGCGAGGAGAAGACAGAGCTGGAGACCCAAGTGGCGGGGCTGAAGCAGAGGCTGAGGGTGGccgagggaaa GTGTCGAGCACTGGAggagaccaaggaggaggaggtgcaccaTCTGGAGAGCCGCATCGCCACCCTAGAACAGAGGACCTCTCAGACGGGCCTTCAGGAGACAGACCGCATACAGGCTCTCATAAAGGAG cGGGAGACGGTGGAGCACAGTCTGGAGGAGGCGCGGCAGCAGCTAAACAACATCAAGGCGTCCTGGAGCACCAAGATCACCAGCCTGGAGGAGCAGATTCATCACCTCAATGCCAAAATAGCCGAGGACCAA AGTGACCTTCAGGCAGCAGAGGAGAGGAACACCAGCCTCACCACCAGCCTCCAAGcactgagggaggaggtgaaggcggtGCAGGAGAGCAAGGTTGAGGccaagaggaggatggaggaggagaaggggaggctgCAGGAGGACGTGGAGACCCTGAAGTGGCAGCTGGGGCAGAAGGAGGCCAGGGAGGAGGAGCTCAATAACAGACTG agtgccgaggaggagaaggtcaaATCCTGCACCGGCATCCTTCAGGCTAAGATCGAAACCATCGCCGGCCTGGAAATCAACCTCACAGACCTGCAGGGGAAGATGGCAGAGATGGAGGGAACACTGACATCCACTCGGGAGGACATACAGAAGCTACAGGGGGAGAAGAAGCGTGTACAGGAGTCCGTGGCGAGGGAGAGGAATGCCACAGAGACAGCACTGAGGGGGAAGAGTGAGGTGGAGGCCAGGCTGGAGGTTGTATCGGGGGAGAAGGAGCGTCTGTCGAAGAACCTGGACGAGTATGCGGACCGTGTGGCAACGCTGGAACAGAGGTtggcggagaaggagagggagtgccAGGAGAGCATGGGGAAGGTGGCGGGCTTGGAGGAGAGGCTGCAGGAGGCCACCCAGGAGTGCCAGTCTCTCCGTGAGCAGCTGGAGTCCTCAGAGGCGAACCTGGAGCACAAGATTGAGGCGTCGGAGATTGTGAGAACGCTGAGGGAAAACGTGAAGACCCTGGAGGAGGAGCTGACGGAGAGTAAACAG AACATCAAGATACAGCGTCAGCGGCTGGCGGACATGAAGAAAACACTGCAGCGCGAACTACGCCTGACCCCGGACAGTGGCgactcagcagcagcagcaggaggggcaGCGGCAGCACCCCAGagtacaacagcaacaacagcagcagcaccaactCTATCATCGTCATCAGCGGCAATAATCGACACCTTATCATTCCATTCCTcggagcagcaacagcaacactgGAAGGAGGTTCGGGCATCGTTGGGGAATGGTAAGCTTGTTTTGGGCATCGTTGGGGAATGGTAA
- the LOC127005532 gene encoding golgin subfamily A member 1-like isoform X3, with amino-acid sequence MFGNLKSRLGDVADLKKLSSPTSLVGSRQRSRQHTPGTMTPTPSTSSHSRQPSITSLPGIGASPPVSPTTPRTSGSVGDEQERPGMSLEKEQELEREVSKLRLALEAQQDSALDRLNTREKEWRARVEEERERASRLAKELEEAAERERKLHGRLDAVEGNKQSVVSQLKQAQGLEAKVCEMQDNYDQLEGLNAQEGAKVKHMLLNANSELDRVREDLKQRTEALAAVEAKLGRLPGLEERLGVLSEEKTELETQVAGLKQRLRVAEGKCRALEETKEEEVHHLESRIATLEQRTSQTGLQETDRIQALIKERETVEHSLEEARQQLNNIKASWSTKITSLEEQIHHLNAKIAEDQSDLQAAEERNTSLTTSLQALREEVKAVQESKVEAKRRMEEEKGRLQEDVETLKWQLGQKEAREEELNNRLSAEEEKVKSCTGILQAKIETIAGLEINLTDLQGKMAEMEGTLTSTREDIQKLQGEKKRVQESVARERNATETALRGKSEVEARLEVVSGEKERLSKNLDEYADRVATLEQRLAEKERECQESMGKVAGLEERLQEATQECQSLREQLESSEANLEHKIEASEIVRTLRENVKTLEEELTESKQNIKIQRQRLADMKKTLQRELRLTPDSGDSAAAAGGAAAAPQSTTATTAAAPTLSSSSAAIIDTLSFHSSEQQQQHWKEVRASLGNGKLVLGIVGEW; translated from the exons atgtTCGGTAACCTCAAGAGCAGACTTGGGGACGTGGCTGACCTCAAGAAGCTGTCGTCTCCCACGTCCCTTGTCGGGTCACGGCAGAGATCAAGGCAGCACACCCCGGGCACCatgacccccaccccctccacctcttcccactCCCGACagccctccatcacctcccttcctgGCATAGGCGCCTCGCCCCCCGTCTCACCTACAACCCCAAGGACTAGTGGGAGTGTGGGGGATGAGCAGGAGAGGCCTGGGATGAGTttggagaag GAGCAAGAACTTGAACGCGAGGTCTCCAAGCTAAGACTGGCCCTGGAGGCTCAGCAGGACTCCGCACTGGACCGCCTCAACACCagggagaaggagtggagggcgagggtggaggaggagcgggagagggCGTCGCGGCTGGCCAAAGAGCTGGAGGAGGCAgccgagagggagaggaagctaCATGGGCGCCTTGATGCTGTGGAAGGGAATAAACAGAGCGTTGTGTCTCAGCTGAAGCAGGCGCAGG GGCTGGAGGCCAAGGTGTGTGAGATGCAGGACAACTATGACCAGCTGGAGGGCCTCAACGCTCAGGAGGGGGCCAAGGTCAAGCATATG CTGCTGAATGCCAATAGCGAGCTGGACCGAGTGCGAGAGGACCTCAAGCAGCGGACTGAGGCCTTGGCGGCTGTGGAGGCCAAGCTTGGGCGTCTCCCGGGCCTTGAGGAGCGGCTTGGAGTGCTCAGCGAGGAGAAGACAGAGCTGGAGACCCAAGTGGCGGGGCTGAAGCAGAGGCTGAGGGTGGccgagggaaa GTGTCGAGCACTGGAggagaccaaggaggaggaggtgcaccaTCTGGAGAGCCGCATCGCCACCCTAGAACAGAGGACCTCTCAGACGGGCCTTCAGGAGACAGACCGCATACAGGCTCTCATAAAGGAG cGGGAGACGGTGGAGCACAGTCTGGAGGAGGCGCGGCAGCAGCTAAACAACATCAAGGCGTCCTGGAGCACCAAGATCACCAGCCTGGAGGAGCAGATTCATCACCTCAATGCCAAAATAGCCGAGGACCAA AGTGACCTTCAGGCAGCAGAGGAGAGGAACACCAGCCTCACCACCAGCCTCCAAGcactgagggaggaggtgaaggcggtGCAGGAGAGCAAGGTTGAGGccaagaggaggatggaggaggagaaggggaggctgCAGGAGGACGTGGAGACCCTGAAGTGGCAGCTGGGGCAGAAGGAGGCCAGGGAGGAGGAGCTCAATAACAGACTG agtgccgaggaggagaaggtcaaATCCTGCACCGGCATCCTTCAGGCTAAGATCGAAACCATCGCCGGCCTGGAAATCAACCTCACAGACCTGCAGGGGAAGATGGCAGAGATGGAGGGAACACTGACATCCACTCGGGAGGACATACAGAAGCTACAGGGGGAGAAGAAGCGTGTACAGGAGTCCGTGGCGAGGGAGAGGAATGCCACAGAGACAGCACTGAGGGGGAAGAGTGAGGTGGAGGCCAGGCTGGAGGTTGTATCGGGGGAGAAGGAGCGTCTGTCGAAGAACCTGGACGAGTATGCGGACCGTGTGGCAACGCTGGAACAGAGGTtggcggagaaggagagggagtgccAGGAGAGCATGGGGAAGGTGGCGGGCTTGGAGGAGAGGCTGCAGGAGGCCACCCAGGAGTGCCAGTCTCTCCGTGAGCAGCTGGAGTCCTCAGAGGCGAACCTGGAGCACAAGATTGAGGCGTCGGAGATTGTGAGAACGCTGAGGGAAAACGTGAAGACCCTGGAGGAGGAGCTGACGGAGAGTAAACAG AACATCAAGATACAGCGTCAGCGGCTGGCGGACATGAAGAAAACACTGCAGCGCGAACTACGCCTGACCCCGGACAGTGGCgactcagcagcagcagcaggaggggcaGCGGCAGCACCCCAGagtacaacagcaacaacagcagcagcaccaactCTATCATCGTCATCAGCGGCAATAATCGACACCTTATCATTCCATTCCTcggagcagcaacagcaacactgGAAGGAGGTTCGGGCATCGTTGGGGAATGGTAAGCTTGTTTTGGGCATCGTTGGGGAATGGTAA